A window of the Oncorhynchus gorbuscha isolate QuinsamMale2020 ecotype Even-year unplaced genomic scaffold, OgorEven_v1.0 Un_scaffold_360, whole genome shotgun sequence genome harbors these coding sequences:
- the LOC124017986 gene encoding nucleoporin SEH1 isoform X2, which yields MFVARSIAADHKDLIHDVSYDFHGRRMATCSSDQSVKVWDKSESGEWHCTASWKTHSGSVWRVTWAHPEFGQVLASCSFDRTAAVWEEIVGESNDKQRGQSHWIKRTTLVDSRTSVTDVKFAPKHMGLMLTTCSADGVVRVYEAPDVMNLSQWSLQHEISCKLSCSCISWNPSSSRAHPPMIAVGSDDSNVMYGGKVQIYEYNENTRKYAKAETLMTVTDAVHDIAFSPNLGRSFHVLAIATKDVRIFKLVPLRKESSSTGPTKFEVQIVAQFDNHNSQVWRVSWNITSTLLASSGDDGCVRLWKANYMDNWKCTGILKGDGSPVNGSSGQPGAMNTMVGSTVQTSQNALNGSAAGRTHPCVVYWT from the exons ATGTTTGTGGCTCGTAGCATTGCAGCAGATCACAAAGATCTAATCCACGATGTTTCCTACGATTTTCACGGCCGGAGAATGGCAACGTGTTCAAGTGACCAAAGTgtcaag GTTTGGGACAAGAGTGAAAGTGGGGAGTGGCACTGCACTGCCAGCTGGAAG ACACACAGCGGGTCAGTATGGAGGGTGACATGGGCCCACCCTGAGTTTGGACAGGTGCTGGCCTCCTGCTCCTTTGACCGAACAGCCGCTGTGTGGGAGGAGATAGTTGGGGAGTCTAATGATAAACAGAGGGGGCAGAGCCACTGG ATAAAGAGGACCACTCTGGTGGACAGCAGGACATCGGTGACGGACGTGAAGTTTGCTCCTAAACACATGGGTCTGATGCTGACCACGTGCTCAGCAGACGGGGTGGTGAGGGTCTACGAGGCTCCAGACGTGATGAACCTCAGCCAGTGGTCCCTGCAGCACGAGATCTCCTGTAAACTCAGCTGCTCCTGTATCTCCTGGAACCCCTCCAG TTCTCGCGCCCACCCTCCCATGATAGCAGTGGGAAGTGATGACAGCAACGTGATGTACGGTGGGAAGGTTCAGATCTACGAGTACAATGAAAACACTAG GAAATATGCGAAAGCCGAGACATTGATGACGGTGACTGATGCGGTGCACGACATAGCCTTCTCCCCGAACCTGGGGCGGTCCTTCCACGTGCTCGCCATAGCAACCAAAGATGTTCGGATCTTTAAGTTGGTACCTTTGCG GAAGGAGAGCAGCTCAACAGGCCCTACTAAATTTGAGGTTCAGATCGTGGCCCAGTTCGACAACCACAACTCCCAGGTGTGGAGAGTCTCCTGGAACATCACGAGCACCTTGCTGGCCTCCTCAGGAGACGACGGCTGTGTCCGACTTTGGAAAG CCAACTATATGGACAACTGGAAGTGTACAGGCATCCTGAAGGGAGACGGAAGTCCGGTCAACGGGTCGTCAGGACAACCCGGTGCCATGAATACCATGGTGGGGTCCACTGTCCAGACCTCCCAGAATGCACTGAACGGCTCTGCTGCAGGAAG
- the LOC124017986 gene encoding nucleoporin SEH1 isoform X1, producing MFVARSIAADHKDLIHDVSYDFHGRRMATCSSDQSVKVWDKSESGEWHCTASWKTHSGSVWRVTWAHPEFGQVLASCSFDRTAAVWEEIVGESNDKQRGQSHWIKRTTLVDSRTSVTDVKFAPKHMGLMLTTCSADGVVRVYEAPDVMNLSQWSLQHEISCKLSCSCISWNPSSSRAHPPMIAVGSDDSNVMYGGKVQIYEYNENTRKYAKAETLMTVTDAVHDIAFSPNLGRSFHVLAIATKDVRIFKLVPLRKESSSTGPTKFEVQIVAQFDNHNSQVWRVSWNITSTLLASSGDDGCVRLWKANYMDNWKCTGILKGDGSPVNGSSGQPGAMNTMVGSTVQTSQNALNGSAAGRNGQRIPFSPRLRSLPAPKTLHQPVYC from the exons ATGTTTGTGGCTCGTAGCATTGCAGCAGATCACAAAGATCTAATCCACGATGTTTCCTACGATTTTCACGGCCGGAGAATGGCAACGTGTTCAAGTGACCAAAGTgtcaag GTTTGGGACAAGAGTGAAAGTGGGGAGTGGCACTGCACTGCCAGCTGGAAG ACACACAGCGGGTCAGTATGGAGGGTGACATGGGCCCACCCTGAGTTTGGACAGGTGCTGGCCTCCTGCTCCTTTGACCGAACAGCCGCTGTGTGGGAGGAGATAGTTGGGGAGTCTAATGATAAACAGAGGGGGCAGAGCCACTGG ATAAAGAGGACCACTCTGGTGGACAGCAGGACATCGGTGACGGACGTGAAGTTTGCTCCTAAACACATGGGTCTGATGCTGACCACGTGCTCAGCAGACGGGGTGGTGAGGGTCTACGAGGCTCCAGACGTGATGAACCTCAGCCAGTGGTCCCTGCAGCACGAGATCTCCTGTAAACTCAGCTGCTCCTGTATCTCCTGGAACCCCTCCAG TTCTCGCGCCCACCCTCCCATGATAGCAGTGGGAAGTGATGACAGCAACGTGATGTACGGTGGGAAGGTTCAGATCTACGAGTACAATGAAAACACTAG GAAATATGCGAAAGCCGAGACATTGATGACGGTGACTGATGCGGTGCACGACATAGCCTTCTCCCCGAACCTGGGGCGGTCCTTCCACGTGCTCGCCATAGCAACCAAAGATGTTCGGATCTTTAAGTTGGTACCTTTGCG GAAGGAGAGCAGCTCAACAGGCCCTACTAAATTTGAGGTTCAGATCGTGGCCCAGTTCGACAACCACAACTCCCAGGTGTGGAGAGTCTCCTGGAACATCACGAGCACCTTGCTGGCCTCCTCAGGAGACGACGGCTGTGTCCGACTTTGGAAAG CCAACTATATGGACAACTGGAAGTGTACAGGCATCCTGAAGGGAGACGGAAGTCCGGTCAACGGGTCGTCAGGACAACCCGGTGCCATGAATACCATGGTGGGGTCCACTGTCCAGACCTCCCAGAATGCACTGAACGGCTCTGCTGCAGGAAG